The following proteins are co-located in the Imtechella halotolerans genome:
- the trpD gene encoding anthranilate phosphoribosyltransferase: protein MKNTLNRLINHQTISKEEAKSTLVAISNGNANQSQIAAFLTVYMMRSITIEELEGFRDALLELCIPVNLKGITTIDLCGTGGDGKDTFNISTLASFVTAGAGVPVAKHGNYGVSSRCGSSNVMEFLGLKFTNEIDYLQRSIEEAGICFLHAPLFHPAMKNVASIRKELAVKTFFNMLGPMVNPAFPKNQMVGVFNLELARMYGYLYQNTDKNYTILHALDGYDEISLTGETKAIRNQSEQIITPEDFGIARLHPEQIMGGENIESSAKIFMQVLKGEGSQAQTNVVCANAGMAIATAEQLDPITGFERAKESLLSGKALHSFTKLQSLSKF, encoded by the coding sequence ATGAAAAATACACTTAATAGACTTATAAATCATCAGACCATTTCCAAAGAAGAAGCTAAAAGTACCCTAGTTGCCATTTCAAATGGAAATGCAAATCAAAGCCAAATAGCTGCATTCTTAACCGTTTACATGATGCGTAGTATTACAATTGAAGAACTTGAAGGATTCAGAGATGCCCTTTTAGAGCTATGTATTCCCGTAAATCTTAAAGGAATTACTACTATAGACTTGTGTGGTACAGGAGGAGATGGTAAAGACACCTTCAATATCTCTACACTTGCCTCATTTGTGACTGCTGGAGCAGGTGTGCCAGTTGCAAAACATGGAAATTATGGTGTTTCATCTCGTTGCGGATCAAGTAACGTTATGGAGTTTCTTGGACTAAAATTTACCAATGAAATTGATTACTTACAACGCAGTATTGAAGAGGCAGGAATTTGTTTTTTACATGCACCGCTTTTTCATCCTGCTATGAAAAATGTAGCTTCAATCCGAAAAGAACTAGCGGTTAAGACTTTCTTCAATATGTTGGGACCAATGGTAAACCCCGCTTTTCCGAAGAATCAGATGGTAGGGGTATTTAATCTGGAACTTGCAAGGATGTATGGATATTTATACCAGAATACAGATAAAAATTACACCATATTACATGCCTTAGACGGATATGATGAAATATCACTTACCGGAGAAACTAAAGCAATCCGTAATCAATCAGAACAAATTATTACCCCTGAGGATTTTGGCATAGCTAGATTGCATCCCGAACAAATCATGGGTGGTGAAAACATTGAATCTTCCGCTAAAATATTCATGCAAGTATTAAAAGGAGAAGGAAGTCAGGCACAAACTAATGTAGTTTGTGCCAATGCAGGAATGGCAATTGCTACTGCGGAACAGCTTGATCCAATAACAGGTTTTGAACGCGCTAAAGAAAGTCTTCTTTCAGGAAAAGCGCTGCATTCTTTTACCAAACTACAATCTTTAAGCAAGTTCTAG